One genomic region from Odocoileus virginianus isolate 20LAN1187 ecotype Illinois unplaced genomic scaffold, Ovbor_1.2 Unplaced_Contig_57, whole genome shotgun sequence encodes:
- the LOC110123117 gene encoding GTPase IMAP family member 1-like isoform X1, with protein sequence MKAVPLAKWKETAHHTQNQRESKDEGLLGSPVRACHQERQAPQGAGATTNQKEHGSESIYCLSTQAPPGTFRVIMGGRKMPRDEENAYGFPEFRSAPQERRLRLLLVGRSGTGKSATGNSILQRKHFLSRLAATAVTRACATGSCRWASWDVEILDTPDLFSPEVAQADPGFEERARCYLLSAPGPHAVLLVTQLGRFTAQDLRAWRGVKALFGADIAARAVVVFTRREDLARGSLQQYVRDTDNSALRELVAECGGRCCAFDNRAADGEREAQVGELMGLVEELVRDHGGAPYTNDVYRLAQTLGGLSPEERLLRVAERLAARTPTWPRRWPLAGLWRWPKAGPGTRCKLGLAALMGALFLLYLLCRRRPEAMTA encoded by the exons AGTGGAAGGAAACAGCCCACCACACTCAAAaccaaagagaaagcaaagatgagGGCCTTCTTGGATCACCAGTGAGAGCCTGTCACCAGGAAAGGCAAGCCCCGCAGGGAGCAGGAGCTACAACCAACCAGAAGGAACATGGTTCTGAGAgcatttactgtctgagcacccaGGCTCCACCAGGAACCTTTCGG GTGATCATGGGAGGACGGAAGATGccaagagatgaagaaaatgccTATG GTTTCCCGGAGTTCAGGTCCGCCCCGCAGGAGCGCAGGCTGCGCCTCCTCCTGGTTGGGAGGTCGGGGACCGGGAAGAGCGCCACAGGCAACAGCATCCTCCAGCGGAAGCACTTCCTCTCCAGGCTCGCGGCCACGGCGGTGACCCGGGCCTGCGCCACGGGGAGCTGCCGCTGGGCCTCGTGGGACGTGGAAATCCTCGACACCCCTGACCTCTTCAGCCCCGAGGTCGCCCAGGCAGACCCGGGCTTCGAGGAGAGAGCCCGCTGCTACCTGCTGTCGGCCCCGGGGCCCCACGCCGTGCTCCTGGTGACCCAGCTCGGCCGATTCACCGCCCAGGACCTGCGGGCCTGGCGCGGGGTGAAGGCGCTCTTCGGGGCGGACATCGCGGCGCGCGCCGTCGTGGTCTTCACCCGCAGGGAGGACCTGGCGCGGGGCTCGCTGCAGCAGTACGTGCGCGACACCGACAACAGCGCCCTCCGGGAGCTGGTGGCCGAGTGCGGGGGCCGCTGCTGCGCCTTCGACAACCGAGCGGCCGACGGGGAGCGCGAGGCGCAGGTCGGCGAGCTGATGGGGCTGGTGGAGGAGCTGGTGCGGGACCACGGCGGCGCCCCCTACACCAACGACGTGTACCGCCTGGCGCAGACCCTGGGCGGGCTGAGCCCCGAGGAGAGGCTGCTCAGGGTGGCGGAGCGACTGGCCGCCCGCACGCCGACGTGGCCGCGGCGCTGGCCTCTGGCCGGGCTGTGGCGGTGGCCCAAGGCGGGGCCGGGGACCCGGTGTAAACTGGGCCTGGCCGCCCTGATGGGCGCCCTGTTCCTGCTGTACCTGCTCTGCAGGCGCCGGCCCGAGGCGATGACTGCGTGA
- the LOC110123117 gene encoding GTPase IMAP family member 1-like isoform X2: MGGRKMPRDEENAYGFPEFRSAPQERRLRLLLVGRSGTGKSATGNSILQRKHFLSRLAATAVTRACATGSCRWASWDVEILDTPDLFSPEVAQADPGFEERARCYLLSAPGPHAVLLVTQLGRFTAQDLRAWRGVKALFGADIAARAVVVFTRREDLARGSLQQYVRDTDNSALRELVAECGGRCCAFDNRAADGEREAQVGELMGLVEELVRDHGGAPYTNDVYRLAQTLGGLSPEERLLRVAERLAARTPTWPRRWPLAGLWRWPKAGPGTRCKLGLAALMGALFLLYLLCRRRPEAMTA, encoded by the exons ATGGGAGGACGGAAGATGccaagagatgaagaaaatgccTATG GTTTCCCGGAGTTCAGGTCCGCCCCGCAGGAGCGCAGGCTGCGCCTCCTCCTGGTTGGGAGGTCGGGGACCGGGAAGAGCGCCACAGGCAACAGCATCCTCCAGCGGAAGCACTTCCTCTCCAGGCTCGCGGCCACGGCGGTGACCCGGGCCTGCGCCACGGGGAGCTGCCGCTGGGCCTCGTGGGACGTGGAAATCCTCGACACCCCTGACCTCTTCAGCCCCGAGGTCGCCCAGGCAGACCCGGGCTTCGAGGAGAGAGCCCGCTGCTACCTGCTGTCGGCCCCGGGGCCCCACGCCGTGCTCCTGGTGACCCAGCTCGGCCGATTCACCGCCCAGGACCTGCGGGCCTGGCGCGGGGTGAAGGCGCTCTTCGGGGCGGACATCGCGGCGCGCGCCGTCGTGGTCTTCACCCGCAGGGAGGACCTGGCGCGGGGCTCGCTGCAGCAGTACGTGCGCGACACCGACAACAGCGCCCTCCGGGAGCTGGTGGCCGAGTGCGGGGGCCGCTGCTGCGCCTTCGACAACCGAGCGGCCGACGGGGAGCGCGAGGCGCAGGTCGGCGAGCTGATGGGGCTGGTGGAGGAGCTGGTGCGGGACCACGGCGGCGCCCCCTACACCAACGACGTGTACCGCCTGGCGCAGACCCTGGGCGGGCTGAGCCCCGAGGAGAGGCTGCTCAGGGTGGCGGAGCGACTGGCCGCCCGCACGCCGACGTGGCCGCGGCGCTGGCCTCTGGCCGGGCTGTGGCGGTGGCCCAAGGCGGGGCCGGGGACCCGGTGTAAACTGGGCCTGGCCGCCCTGATGGGCGCCCTGTTCCTGCTGTACCTGCTCTGCAGGCGCCGGCCCGAGGCGATGACTGCGTGA